A stretch of the Candidatus Denitrolinea symbiosum genome encodes the following:
- a CDS encoding chromate transporter, which translates to MNIYLELFLTFLKINLLSTSGPASVGLIYTEMVERLGLITNAQYVQAVGFASVLPGSDALQMAMYIGYNAGGIPGGLIALLASILPPTIIILAVVALLHRIRRGAWVGSFIEGLTPAIVMVILFAAWKIFQNGGETGWRGWLLGGVSLVALFLNAPERLVVLAAAILGAFIFS; encoded by the coding sequence ATGAACATCTACCTCGAACTCTTTCTGACCTTTCTTAAAATAAACCTGCTCAGCACGTCTGGCCCCGCTTCGGTGGGACTGATCTACACCGAAATGGTGGAGCGTCTCGGCTTGATCACCAACGCGCAGTATGTGCAGGCGGTGGGATTCGCCTCCGTCCTGCCCGGCTCGGACGCGTTGCAAATGGCGATGTACATCGGCTATAACGCCGGCGGGATTCCCGGCGGGCTGATCGCGCTGCTGGCCTCCATTCTGCCTCCCACCATCATCATCCTCGCCGTGGTCGCCCTCCTGCACCGCATCCGCCGCGGGGCCTGGGTGGGCAGTTTCATCGAGGGACTCACGCCCGCCATTGTGATGGTGATCCTGTTCGCGGCCTGGAAGATCTTCCAAAACGGCGGCGAGACCGGCTGGCGGGGCTGGCTGCTCGGCGGGGTGAGTCTGGTGGCGCTGTTCCTCAACGCGCCGGAACGCCTCGTGGTTTTGGCGGCGGCGATCCTGGGAGCGTTCATTTTCTCATGA